Proteins from a single region of Callithrix jacchus isolate 240 chromosome 12, calJac240_pri, whole genome shotgun sequence:
- the CDIPT gene encoding CDP-diacylglycerol--inositol 3-phosphatidyltransferase isoform X1 — translation MSDENIFMFVPNLIGYARIIFAVISFYFMPCCPLTASSFYLLSGLLDAFDGHAARALNQGTRFGAMLDMLTDRCSTMCLLVNLALLYPRATLFFQLSMSLDVASHWLHLHSSVVRGSESHKMIDLSGNPVLRIYYTSRPVLFTLCAGNELFYCLLYLLHFSEGPLVGSVGLFRMGLWVTAPIALLKSLISVIHLVTAARNMAALDAADRAKKK, via the exons ATGTCAGACGAAAATATCTTCATGTTCGTGCCCAACCTCATCG GTTATGCCCGGATTATCTTCGCCGTCATTTCTTTCTACTTCATGCCCTGCTGCCCCCTTACGGCCTCTTCCTTCTACCTGCTCAGCGGCCTGCTGGACGCTTTCGATGGACACGCTGCTCGCGCCCTTAATCAAG GAACCCGGTTTGGGGCCATGCTGGACATGCTGACAGACCGCTGCTCTACCATGTGCCTGTTGGTCAACCTGGCCCTGCTGTACCCTCGAGCCACGCTGTTCTTCCAGCTCAGCATGAGTTTGGATGTGGCCAGTCACTGGCTGCACCTTCACAG TTCTGTGGTCCGAGGCAGTGAGAGTCACAAGATGATCGACCTGTCTGGGAATCCGGTGCTTCGGATCTACTACACCTCAAGG CCTGTCCTGTTCACCTTGTGTGCTGGGAATGAGCTCTTCTACTGCCTCCTCTACCTGCTCCATTTCTCTGAGGGACCTTTAG TTGGCTCCGTGGGGCTGTTCCGGATGGGCCTCTGGGTCACTGCCCCCATCGCCTTGCTGAAGTCACTCATCAGCGTCATCCACCTGGTCACAGCCGCCCGCAACATGGCTGCCCTGGACGCAGCAGACCGTGCCAAGAAGAAGTGA
- the CDIPT gene encoding CDP-diacylglycerol--inositol 3-phosphatidyltransferase isoform X2 yields MLDMLTDRCSTMCLLVNLALLYPRATLFFQLSMSLDVASHWLHLHSSVVRGSESHKMIDLSGNPVLRIYYTSRPVLFTLCAGNELFYCLLYLLHFSEGPLVGSVGLFRMGLWVTAPIALLKSLISVIHLVTAARNMAALDAADRAKKK; encoded by the exons ATGCTGGACATGCTGACAGACCGCTGCTCTACCATGTGCCTGTTGGTCAACCTGGCCCTGCTGTACCCTCGAGCCACGCTGTTCTTCCAGCTCAGCATGAGTTTGGATGTGGCCAGTCACTGGCTGCACCTTCACAG TTCTGTGGTCCGAGGCAGTGAGAGTCACAAGATGATCGACCTGTCTGGGAATCCGGTGCTTCGGATCTACTACACCTCAAGG CCTGTCCTGTTCACCTTGTGTGCTGGGAATGAGCTCTTCTACTGCCTCCTCTACCTGCTCCATTTCTCTGAGGGACCTTTAG TTGGCTCCGTGGGGCTGTTCCGGATGGGCCTCTGGGTCACTGCCCCCATCGCCTTGCTGAAGTCACTCATCAGCGTCATCCACCTGGTCACAGCCGCCCGCAACATGGCTGCCCTGGACGCAGCAGACCGTGCCAAGAAGAAGTGA